A section of the Drosophila subobscura isolate 14011-0131.10 chromosome A, UCBerk_Dsub_1.0, whole genome shotgun sequence genome encodes:
- the LOC117902597 gene encoding syntaxin-16 yields MTSRNLTEVFVIMRNNASKNRNHYDDRRGSDAERLLKHSVREAEEGLEMQDDYGTPPAWLDKFEEAQYTMSKIKPKLDELGSLHARHLLRPTFDDQRDDECDIEVLSQIVCKLITSTHRHIQCVRSSLGVGTKTEQRLTANAVHCALLQLQELTFKFRSSQNGYLVQLNSREERSQKYFDNGDNFTNVELGMGLPGGDTGGEAINFVDSFDNFLQPVTGNGKGNAYLFEDDDQEIDDHFKKPLAANRMTQQQLLLFEEENSKLAEHREQEVTKIVKSINDLNDIFKDLGHMVQEQGTVLDRIDYNVEQTQTRVSEGLRQLHKAEMYQRKNRKMCIILVLAAITFFMLLLLIFTKL; encoded by the exons atgACGTCTCGCAATCTGACAGAGGTGTTCGTTATTATGCGCAACAATGCCtcaaaaaatcgaaatcacTACGATGACCGC CGTGGCAGCGATGCCGAGCGCCTGCTCAAGCATTCGGTGCGCGAGGCGGAGGAGGGACTCGAGATGCAGGACGACTACGGAACGCCACCCGCCTGGCTGGACAAGTTCGAGGAGGCACAATACACCATGTCCAA AATCAAACCAAAGCTGGACGAACTGGGCTCCCTGCATGCGCGGCACCTGCTGCGCCCGACCTTCGACGATCAGCGGGACGACGAGTGCGACATCGAGGTGCTCAGCCAGATTGTCTGCAAGCTGATCACATCCACCCATCGGCACATACAGTGCGTCCGCTCCAGCCTCGGCGTGGGCACCAAAACGGAGCAGCGACTCACCGCCAATGCCGTGCACTGcgccctgctccagctgcaggagctgacCTTCAAGTTCCGCAGCAGCCAGAACGGCTACCTGGTGCAGCTGAACTCGCGCGAGGAGCGCTCCCAGAAGTACTTTGACAACGGCGACAACTTCACCAACGTCGAGCTGGGCATGGGTCTGCCAGGCGGCGACACTGGCGGCGAGGCCATCAACTTTGTCGACTCCTTCGACAACTTCCTGCAGCCGGTGACTGGTAATGGCAAGGGCAACGCGTATCTGTTCGAGGACGATGACCAGGAGATAGACGATCACTTCAAGAAGCCGCTGGCCGCCAATCGCAtgacccagcagcagctgctgctcttcgagGAGGAGAACTCCAAGCTGGCCGAGCATCGCGAGCAGGAGGTGACCAAAATTGTCAAATCCATCAACGATCTCAACGACATCTTCAAGGATCTGGGCCACATggtgcaggagcagggcaCCGTTCTCGATCGCATCGACTACAATGTCGAGCAGACACAGACGCGCGTCTCCGAGGGCCTCCGGCAGCTGCACAAGGCCGAAATGTATCAGCGCAAGAATCGCAAGATGTGCATCATTCTGGTGCTGGCGGCCATCACATttttcatgctgctgctgctgatttttACCAAGCTTTAA
- the LOC117902623 gene encoding RNA-binding protein pno1 codes for MEVENIKVDAFVPAKKAQKRSAANSQDTQMQVDEATGIEGLVAGTTQASAPPRAKRIKSELRKVSVPPHRYSSLKEHWMKIFTPVVEHMKLQIRFNMKARQVELRVGPETPDIANLQKGADFVKAFLCGFEVDDALALLRLEDLFVETFEIKDVKTLRGDHQSRAIGRLAGKGGRTKFTIENVTKTRIVLADSKIHILGSYQNIQLARRAICNLILGSPPSKVYGNLRSVASRLSERM; via the coding sequence atgGAGGTGGAAAACATTAAGGTGGACGCCTTTGTGCCGGCCAAGAAGGCACAGAAGCGCAGTGCGGCCAACAGCCAGGACACGCAGATGCAGGTGGACGAAGCAACAGGCATCGAGGGTCTCGTCGCTGGCACGACCCAAGCATCGGCCCCACCTCGCGCGAAGCGGATCAAGAGCGAGCTGAGAAAGGTGTCGGTGCCGCCGCACAGATACTCCTCGCTCAAGGAGCACTGGATGAAGATCTTCACGCCCGTGGTGGAGCACATGAAGCTGCAGATCCGCTTCAACATGAAGGCGCGCCAGGTGGAGTTGCGCGTCGGCCCGGAGACGCCGGACATAGCCAATCTGCAGAAGGGCGCCGACTTCGTGAAGGCCTTCCTCTGCGGCTTCGAGGTGGACGATGCCCTGGCGCTGCTGCGTCTGGAGGATCTCTTTGTCGAGACGTTCGAGATCAAGGACGTGAAGACGCTGCGCGGCGACCATCAATCGCGCGCCATCGGTCGTCTGGCCGGCAAGGGTGGCCGCACCAAATTCACCATCGAGAACGTGACCAAGACCCGCATTGTGCTCGCCGACAGCAAGATTCACATTCTGGGCAGCTACCAAAACATTCAGCTGGCGCGTCGTGCCATCTGCAACCTGATCCTTGGCTCGCCGCCCAGCAAGGTCTACGGCAATCTGCGTTCCGTGGCCTCGCGCCTCTCCGAGCGCATGTAG
- the LOC117903254 gene encoding chitooligosaccharidolytic beta-N-acetylglucosaminidase-like: MKWLIIIWILLVLNADADAAAAAGTKWLCSRSTVCSPENKKLQGEMYSVERFESQRDCRLSCGKYGAVWPMPTGGGISLSHSRVHFDPRELQFRVQAPSEAATQFLRETRRLFVANLRRECPRDDCAVASSARIVVLATVISESLVLDWRTHENYKLAINSAPGNGTVVDIQATTVYGARHAFETLSNLVTGSVSGGLLLVSDARISDHPCYAHRGLLLDTARNFVPLQHVRRTLDGMAASKLNVLHWHVVGAHSFPLEITRVPQMQRYGAYSSAQTYSRKQVVELMKYARLRGVRIIVEIGGPSHTHSGWQWGPDEGLGELSLCLQRSPWESPCASPPCGQLNPMNDNVYAVLKAIFRQVAEMGAPEETVHMGGDEVQLSCWNSSMQIQEQMLSQGYNLSEESFLRLWAQFHQRNLLAWDEINRREHPDMPEPKPVILWSSLLTNPDTIGSYLPKERFIIQTWVNSHDSLNRELLELGYRIIVSSANFWYLDHGLGHAKTEYHNWRTVYEADMPEGPDAQLVLGGEVCMWTESVDQHTLESRIWPRAGAAAERLWANPVESTDLIERRFYRYRERLLDRGIQAEAVAPRYCVLNEKMCDEHYFEVDSLISLFF; this comes from the coding sequence ATGAAGTGGCTAATAATTATTTGGATTTTGCTAGTGCTtaacgctgacgctgacgctgctgctgctgctggcacaaaGTGGCTGTGCAGCCGGTCAACTGTGTGCTCGCCGGAGAACAAGAAGTTGCAGGGGGAAATGTACAGTGTGGAGCGCTTTGAGAGCCAGCGCGACTGCCGGCTGTCGTGTGGCAAGTACGGCGCCGTGTGGCCCATGCCGACCGGTGGGGGCATCAGCTTGTCGCACAGCCGCGTGCACTTTGATCCCCGGGAGCTGCAGTTCCGTGTGCAGGCGCCCAGCGAGGCAGCCACGCAGTTCCTGCGCGAGACACGACGGCTGTTCGTGGCAAATCTGCGCAGGGAGTGCCCCCGCGACGACTGCGCTGTGGCAAGCAGCGCTCGGATCGTGGTGCTGGCGACGGTGATCAGCGAGAGTCTGGTGCTCGACTGGCGGACGCACGAGAACTACAAGCTGGCCATCAACTCAGCGCCGGGCAATGGCACCGTGGTGGACATTCAGGCGACGACGGTGTACGGCGCGAGGCATGCCTTCGAGACGCTCAGCAATCTGGTGACGGGCAGCGTGAGCggcggcctgctgctggtcagcgATGCCCGCATCTCGGATCATCCGTGCTACGCGCATcgcggcctgctgctggacacAGCGCGCAACTTCGTGCCGCTGCAGCATGTGCGGCGGACGCTCGATGGCATGGCCGCCTCCAAGCTGAATGTGCTGCACTGGCATGTGGTGGGCGCGCACAGCTTCCCGCTGGAGATCACCCGAGTGCCACAGATGCAGCGGTACGGCGCCTACTCGAGCGCCCAGACCTACTCCCGCAAGCAGGTCGTCGAGCTGATGAAGTACGCCCGCCTCAGGGGCGTCCGCATCATCGTGGAGATCGGTGGGCCCTCGCACACGCACAGCGGCTGGCAGTGGGGCCCCGACGAGGGGCTGGGCGAGCTGTCCCTCTGCCTGCAGCGCTCGCCCTGGGAGTCCCCCTGCGCCTCTCCGCCGTGCGGCCAACTGAATCCCATGAACGACAACGTGTACGCGGTGCTGAAGGCAATCTTCCGCCAGGTGGCCGAGATGGGGGCGCCGGAGGAGACCGTGCACATGGGCGGCGACGAGGTGCAGCTGTCGTGCTGGAACAGCTCCATGCAGATCCAGGAGCAAATGCTGTCGCAGGGCTACAACCTCAGCGAGGAGAGCTTCCTGCGCCTCTGGGCGCAGTTCCATCAGCGCAATCTGTTGGCCTGGGACGAGATCAATCGGCGCGAGCATCCCGACATGCCAGAGCCCAAGCCGGTCATTCTGTGGTCCAGCCTACTGACCAATCCGGACACAATCGGGAGCTACCTGCCCAAGGAGCGGTTCATCATCCAGACCTGGGTCAACTCGCACGACTCCCTCAACAGGGaactgctggagctgggctACCGCATCATTGTCTCCAGCGCCAATTTCTGGTACCTGGACCACGGCCTGGGGCACGCCAAAACCGAATACCACAACTGGCGCACCGTGTACGAGGCGGACATGCCGGAGGGTCCCGATGCGCAGCTGGTCCTGGGCGGCGAGGTGTGCATGTGGACGGAGTCCGTCGATCAGCACACCTTGGAGTCGCGCATCTGGCCACGTGCCGGCGCCGCCGCCGAGCGCCTCTGGGCAAATCCAGTGGAATCGACAGACCTCATAGAGCGTCGCTTCTATCGCTATCGGGAGCGACTGCTCGACCGTGGCATCCAGGCGGAGGCTGTGGCCCCGCGCTATTGTGTCCTCAACGAGAAAATGTGCGATGAGCATTACTTCGAAGTAGACAGTCTGATCTCACTCTTCTTTTAA
- the LOC117903255 gene encoding early endosome antigen 1-like gives MSTNKRYVRPTKASNLRALANNSRAASNELETRSQSQSPSRYSVSRSIYTARSVYSMPTEGRFSASYFVSLHERPTKPERQVSKSRTNSPAERSRALPKAELRSVGTQYQELQRLQFEVVESLEPAESKLVTDDETKSDSSCLPQHLPNECVQDLKDRCQAAVDSGFMMLYDHLEPIQLAKDEFEACHRKEQLKVKLKELLSRNMERIVENIDEVCGTAGAGEQQASSNSHLYRDIGRLRRLKQHMEGRFLQLNKNHNEQMNRLRADLEGKLLAGERHWQQTLGELQERLRHSETHSKETNCQLAMQNAALTAKDSAIESAKAEMDKLSSRNMELSQLVKGSEAALLRTRQELERLEGQLNELKQRHILPVVEEKDHIISDLKLKNEELLQLRDVHHDQEQNILRLSAKNDELDAKISELQAKLKSTKAQLNAIEQKDEQLHWDLESVRKEFNCTQALVIKLREQASRDSEATATCSHEINKLKKTIDQLSTWSPLARTGRSIRQQLLAKEEQVGHLFEKLDGQVLKLSRLEQYVKLSAEENDRLRQLLDRQNDTIKNLREFIANNIGTYLEPRNGLQQQQNLSGHQPQQRHQ, from the exons ATGTCTACCAATAAGCGTTACGTCCGAC CAACCAAGGCCAGTAATCTGCGTGCACTGGCAAACAACTCGAGG GCGGCCTCGAATGAATTGGAGACACgctcccagtcgcagtcgcccAGCCGTTACAGTGTGTCGCGCAGCATTTACACGGCCCGCAGCGTTTACTCCATGCCCACAGAGGGCAGGTTCTCGGCGTCGTATTTTGTGTCCCTTCACGAGCGCCCAACGAAGCCGGAAAGGCAAGTGTCCAAGTCGCGCACGAATAGCCCCGCAGAAAGGTCTCGTGCCTTGCCCAAAGCCGAACTGCGCAGCGTCGGCACGCAGTACCAGGAGCTGCAGAGACTTCAATTCGAAGTTGTTGAATCATTGGAACCCGCCGAGTCCAAGCTTGTGACTGATGACGAGACGAAGAGCGACTCGAGTTGTTTGCCCCAACATTTGC CGAACGAGTGTGTGCAGGATCTGAAGGATCGTTGCCAGGCAGCCGTTGATTCGGGTTTCATGATGCTCTACGATCACCTGGAGCCCATCCAGCTGGCCAAGGATGAGTTCGAGGCGTGCCATCGGAAGGAGCAGCTGAAAGTGaagctgaaggagctgctg AGCCGCAATATGGAGAGAATTGTAGAGAATATCGATGAGGTGTGTGGGACAGCAGGAGCTGGCGAGCAGCAGGCTTCGTCCAATAGTCATCTGTACCGTGACATTGGCAGGCTGCGGCGGCTGAAGCAGCACATGGAGGGGCGCTTCCTGCAGCTCAACAAGAATCACAATGAGCAGATGAACAGGCTGAGGGCGGATCTCGAGGGGAAGCTGCTAGCTGGCGAGAGACACTGGCAGCAGACCCTGGGCGAGCTGCAGGAGCGCCTGCGGCACAGCGAGACCCACAGTAAGGAAACCAACTGCCAGCTGGCCATGCAGAATGCTGCCCTGACGGCCAAAGACAGCGCCATCGAGTCGGCCAAGGCGGAAATGGACAAGCTCAGCTCTCG CAACATGGAGCTGAGTCAACTGGTGAAGGGATCGGAGGCTGCGCTACTGAGGACACGGCAGGAACTAGAGCGCCTGGAGGGGCAGCTGAACGAGCTTAAGCAGCGTCACATCCTGCCGGTCGTCGAGGAGAAAGATCACATCATTAGCGACCTGAAGCTGAAGAATGaggaactgctgcagctgagagACGTGCACCACGACCAAGAGCAAAATATTCTGCGGTTGAGTGCGAAGAACGATGAGCTGGATGCGAAGATCAG TGAGCTGCAAGCGAAGCTCAAAAGCACGAAAGCCCAGCTCAATGCCATTGAGCAAAAGGATGAGCAGCTGCACTGGGATCTGGAATCCGTAAGGAAGGAATTCAACTGCACTCAGGCGCTGGTGATCAAGTTGCGGGAGCAGGCGAGTCGCGACAGCGAGGCTACAGCCACATGCAGCCACGAGATCAACAAACTGAAGAAGACAATCGATCAGCTCTCTACTTGGAGTCCTCTGGCAAGGACTGGCAGATCAATCAG acagcagctgctcgcGAAGGAGGAGCAAGTGGGCCATCTCTTTGAGAAACTGGATGGTCAGGTGTTGAAGCTCAGTCGCCTGGAGCAGTATGTAAAATTGAGCGCGGAAGAGAATGATCGCCTGAGGCAGCTACTGGACAGACAGAACGACACCAT CAAGAACCTGCGGGAGTTCATTGCCAACAACATTGGCACTTACCTCGAGCCACGGAatggcctgcagcagcagcagaatttgAGCGGCcatcagccacagcagcgacaTCAGTAG
- the LOC117903256 gene encoding early endosome antigen 1-like: MSTNKRYVRPTKASNLRALANNSRAASNELETRSQSQSPSRYSVSRSIYTARSVYSMPTEGRFSASYFVSLHERPTKPERQVSKSRTNSPAERSRALPKAELRSVGTQYQELQRLQFEVVESLEPAESKLVTDDETKSDSSCLPQHLRELCPTWLCDPLTFCFFFATANESVQDLKDRCQAAVDSGFMMLYDHLEPIQLAKDEFEACHRKEQLKVKLKELLSRNMERIVENIDEVCGTAGAGEQQASPNSHLYRDIGRLRRLKQHMEGRFLQLNKNHIEQMNRLRADLEGKLLAGERHWQQTLGELQERLRHSENHSKETKCQLAMQNAALTAKDSAIESAKAEMDKLSSRNMELSQLVKGSEAALLRTRQELERLEGQLNELKQRHILPVVEEKDHIISDLKLKNEELLQLRDVHHDQEQNILRLSAKNDELDAKISELQAKLKSTKAQLNAIEQKDEQLHWDLESVRKEFNCTQALVIKLREQASRDSEATATCSHEINKLKKTIDQLYLESSGKDWQINQLRQQLLAKEEQVGHLFEKLDGQVLKLSRLEQYVKLSAEENDRLRQLLDRQNDTIKNLREFIANNIGTYLEPRNGLQQQQNLSGHQPQQRHQ; the protein is encoded by the exons ATGTCTACCAATAAGCGTTATGTCCGAC CAACCAAGGCCAGTAATCTGCGTGCACTGGCAAACAACTCGAGG GCGGCCTCGAATGAATTGGAGACACgctcccagtcgcagtcgcccAGCCGTTACAGTGTGTCGCGCAGCATTTACACGGCCCGCAGCGTTTACTCCATGCCCACAGAGGGCAGGTTCTCGGCGTCGTATTTTGTGTCCCTTCACGAGCGCCCAACGAAGCCGGAAAGGCAAGTGTCCAAGTCGCGCACGAATAGCCCCGCAGAAAGGTCTCGTGCCTTGCCCAAAGCCGAACTGCGCAGCGTCGGCACGCAGTACCAGGAGCTGCAGAGACTTCAATTCGAAGTTGTTGAATCATTGGAACCCGCCGAGTCCAAGCTTGTGACTGATGACGAGACGAAGAGCGACTCGAGTTGTTTGCCCCAACATTTGCGTGAGTTGTGCCCCACATGGCTCTGTGATCCtctgactttttgttttttttttgcgacaGCGAACGAGTCTGTGCAGGATCTGAAGGATCGTTGCCAGGCAGCCGTTGATTCGGGTTTCATGATGCTCTACGATCACCTGGAGCCCATCCAGCTGGCCAAGGATGAGTTCGAGGCGTGCCATCGGAAGGAGCAGCTGAAAGTGaagctgaaggagctgctg AGCCGCAATATGGAGAGAATTGTAGAGAATATCGATGAGGTGTGTGGGACAGCAGGAGCTGGCGAGCAGCAGGCTTCGCCCAATAGCCATCTGTACCGTGACATTGGCAGGCTGCGGCGGCTGAAGCAGCACATGGAGGGGCGCTTCCTGCAGCTCAACAAGAATCACATTGAGCAGATGAACAGGCTGAGGGCGGATCTCGAGGGgaagctgctggctggcgaGAGACACTGGCAGCAGACCCTGGGCGAGCTGCAGGAGCGGCTGCGGCACAGCGAGAACCACAGTAAGGAAACCAAATGCCAGCTGGCCATGCAGAATGCTGCCCTGACGGCCAAAGACAGCGCCATCGAGTCGGCCAAGGCGGAAATGGACAAGCTCAGCTCTCG CAACATGGAGCTGAGTCAACTGGTGAAGGGATCGGAGGCTGCGCTACTGAGGACACGGCAGGAACTAGAGCGCCTGGAGGGGCAGCTGAACGAGCTTAAGCAGCGTCACATCCTGCCGGTCGTCGAGGAGAAAGATCACATCATTAGCGACCTGAAGCTGAAGAATGaggaactgctgcagctgagagACGTGCACCACGACCAAGAGCAAAATATTCTGCGGTTGAGTGCGAAGAACGATGAGCTGGATGCGAAGATCAG TGAGCTGCAAGCGAAGCTCAAAAGCACGAAAGCCCAGCTCAATGCCATTGAGCAAAAGGATGAGCAGCTGCACTGGGATCTGGAATCCGTAAGGAAGGAATTCAACTGCACTCAGGCGCTGGTGATCAAGTTGCGGGAGCAGGCGAGTCGCGACAGCGAGGCTACAGCCACATGCAGCCACGAGATCAACAAACTGAAGAAGACAATCGATCAGCTCTACTTGGAGTCCTCTGGCAAGGACTGGCAGATCAATCAG CTAagacagcagctgctcgcGAAGGAGGAGCAAGTCGGCCATCTCTTTGAGAAACTGGATGGTCAGGTGTTGAAGCTCAGTCGCCTGGAGCAGTATGTAAAATTGAGCGCGGAAGAGAATGATCGCCTGAGGCAGCTACTGGACAGACAGAACGACACCAT CAAGAACCTGCGGGAGTTCATTGCCAACAACATTGGCACTTACCTCGAGCCACGGAatggcctgcagcagcagcagaatttgAGCGGCcatcagccacagcagcgacaTCAGTAG